The following DNA comes from Candidatus Aramenus sp. CH1.
CGCGTTTCTGCGCTTTCCATAACGTTAAGGTTGACAGAAATTCCAAGGGGTGTCGATAGCTGTCCTTTTGGCCGTAAACTTCACAGCGACGTCAACAGTGCGTTAAACATTGTGAAACTTGGAGTTAAGAAGATTGTCAACGCTTTGGCTCTTTCCTTTCTCTTCACATCACGGAGTATCTCCCTTAAAGGGGAGTAACGCCTTAGACCTATGCAGAACCCTCGCAGGGAGGGGAGGGGGTCAGATCCACCTTAAAACGGTCTCTTCTCAGTCCAACTGAGTGACGTGATGACGTTAGAGGGATTTGCCGTAAATTCTTCAACAAAGTTTATTAAGTTGCATAATCATTGTAATAATAAACCGTAACATAAAAGTATTGAACTAACGCTTTTAGACTTTTCTACTCGTATAAGAGGGGATAACCCTATATTTCTTTTCAAAATTAACATTAAACTATGAAAAAGAAGGTAGTTGTAATAGGTGGCGGAATAGGAGGAATGGGAGTAGCCACCACTTTAGCGGGTAAGGGCTTTGACGTAACTGTAGTTAACAAAGACCACTATTACGTAACGGGACCTAGCAGACCTCTCCTATTAACCGGAGAGCAAAGACTCGAAAGGATGACGAGAGGATATGAGGAGGTGGGCAAGCAGGGGATTAAGGTGATTACGGGCAACGTCTACAAGGTCGATCCAGCAAACAGGAAGGTCTACGTAGCAGAGACCTATATGGGATCAACAGGGGAACTTACATACGACTACTTGGTAGTAGCCCCGGGAGTCGTCTACGACGGTAGTAAGATCAACGGCTACGACAAGTACTGGTGGAAGGTCACTAACGTCTACGACTTAGGCAGGCTCAGCGTCCTAAAGGAAAAGTTGTGGAGCTTGAACAGCGGGAACGTGGTAGTTTACGCACCTAAGGCCCCCTATAGATGCGCTCCTGCTCCAACGGAGACTGCTATGCTGATTCACACAGTCCTAGTTAATAGGGGGGTAAGGGACAAGTTTAACATTACTTTCATTGACGCTAACGACAAGACTCAGCCCCCGTTCATAGCAGATGTCGTGTCCAAGACTCTTGAGCAAGCTAAGATTCAGCTGGTGACTAACCAAGAGATAGCGGAGATAGGTGAAAACGAGGTCGTAACGACGAGCGGTGAGAGGTATAAGTTCGACTTGCTGGCGATGTTAGAGCCGAACAGGGCTCCGTCATTTATATCTGAGGCTGGACTTGGCGAGAACTTCGCCGACGTGAGGTCACCGCAGGACTTGAGGAACCCCAAGTACGACGACGTCTTGGCGGTTGGAGACGCAGCAAAACTACCATTTCCCAAGAACCAAGAAATAGCGTTTGAGAGCTCGTTGTTCGCCGCCAACAAGATAATGGAGATGGAGGGACTCTCAGAGAAAGTCCCTGTGCAGTACGCATTTGTAGGTTGGGCCTACTTAGGAAACTTAGAGGGCAAGTTAGAGACGCTTAGCCTGCAGTTCAGCCTCGATTTGACCTCCTCGCCTCCAAAGCCAGGAAAAGACCCTCAGTTAAAGAAGGAGTACACTACGCAGAAGGACAACTGGGAACAAGCGTACTTGTCAAGGTTATTTGGATATAAAGTATAAAAATCACAACCTAAACGTCACAACACTTTTCTTTTTCTCAGCCTTCCAGTCCACATTTACCGGTGGTAGTCCCTTCAAGCTCCTTAAGTAGTTATAAGCGCTTAGGGCAGCCTTTACGCCTTCAGCAGACGCCACTATAGCCTGTTTGTAAGGAGTCTGGGTGACGTCACCTGCAGCAAATACCCCTTCAACTGACGTTCTACCTAGTTCGTCCACTATTACCTCCCCTTTTTCGTTTAGCTTCACGAAACCCTTTAAGAACTCTGTCCTAAGCTCGTATCCCATCTCTATTATAACTCCGTCAACCTTCAACTCCTTAGTCTCGCATGTCTTTAAGTTTTCTATTACTATGGCCCCGACCTTGTTCTCTCCTTTGATACCCTTTACTGTGTAGCCCAAGTACAGCTCGACGTTTTTCCTCTTGGCTACACTGTCTACCACTTCCGGTTCTCCAACCAGTTGTGGCGTTCTGGAAACGTAGTACGCTGGCTTAGCATACCTTGAGAGTAACTCTATTGCCTCAAGTCCTGGCTCTCCTTCTCCCACCACTGCGGCGGGCACGTCTTTAAAGAAGGCAGCGTCGCAGATGGCGCAATAGGAAACTCCTTTTCCTTTAAGTTCGTTTTCCCCGGGGACGTTAAGCTCCCTTGGCGACTTACCAAAGGCCAGGATCACTGCCTTAGCCTTGTACTCGCCCTTTAATCCCTTAAGGATAAAGTAGTCGCTTTCCTTTGATATCGCCCTAATTTCTTCGCCGTAGATAAACTTGGCGCCAAACTTCTTGGCTTGACTTTCTACTTTTGTAGCCAACCCTATGCCCGTATCAGCATTTATGGCTGGGTAGTTCTCTATTAGCTGTGTAAGGTTAAGCTGACCCCCTAGATCCTTGGAGACTACTAGGGTAGAGAGCTTCTGCCTAGAGGTGTAAAGGGCGGCGCTTAGTCCTGCAATACCGGCGCCTACAATTATAACGTCGTATATTCCTTCATGCGAATTGCTCATGGCAGTATACCTTCTCAAAATACAGTTAAAAGTTTATTTTTAAAATCTAATAAATAGATATCAAATAGTGTTTTGCTCATGTATATTATAAAAAGATGGAATTTTCAGCAAGTACCTAGTCGTCTACATGGTCCAATAATCTTTTTGCGAGCGATGAAGCTATAAAGGAATCCCGTTGTCGCAATACAGATGTGGAGATAATTAGATAGATTAGATAGAAGACCCGTTATAAATACGGCGACTACATTATACGCGCGAGGGAAGGTCGGTATTACGTGTATAAGCTAGAGAACGTTGAAGGCGGGATGAAGGAAACTTACGTCTGCCCCTTAATTGATGTGGTTGAGATTTACCTAAAATTGAAAAATACGGAAACTGTGGGGCAGAACCCCACAGTGCGACCGCCGGGATTTGAACCCGGGATCACTGGCTTGGGAGGCCAGCGTCCTACCAGGCTAGACTACGGCCGCAATACTAATTTACCTAGAAGGGCTAAAAAACTTAATGATGAGAAGAGGGTCGAATGACCTCGGTGATTAGCGCTGGAAATTCTGAACGTTTTTGGTCCTATTTAGGTTTATAATCATCGACTTTACTTATAATCTATGGGTAAGTTATTTGGTACAGACGGTGTCAGGGGAATTATAAACAGGGAATTAACCCCGGATCTAGCTCTGAAACTGGGAAAGGCCATAGGGACCTTCTTCGGAAAGGGGTCTACTATCCTACTCGGAAGGGACGCTAGGGCCGGAGGGGACATGTTCGCTAGGGCTGTGGAGAGCGGGTTGATGAGCGCAGGCGTCAAGGTTTATGAGGGCGGATTTGCACCAACTCCAGCCCTACAGTACGCTGTGAAGACGCTGGGTTATGATGCAGGCGTCATAATAACAGCTAGCCACAACCCAGCTCAGTACAACGGCATTAAGGTAATAGATAAGGACGGTGTTGAAGTGTCCAGGGAAAAGGAAAAGGTAATAGAGGACATTTACTTCTCAGAGAGGTTCTCAGCCGTAGAATGGACCTATCTGACCTACGACGTCAAAAGAGAGGACAGGGTAATAGATACGTACGTTAAGGGCATCTTGTCCCACGTTGACGTCGAAAAGGTGAGGAAAAAGGGTTACAAGGTGCTTATAGATGGCGCCAATAGCGTAGGTTCTATAACTACCCCCATTGTTGCCAGGGAACTTGGCTGTAAAATAAACGCGGTAAACACCAACCTCGACCCTCTGTTCCCGGCAAGGACTCCTGAGCCTACCATGGACAGTCTGAGGGAGACGGCTAAGGTAGCGTCTGACTTAGGAGTTGACTTGGGAGTGGCCCACGATGGCGATGCAGATAGGGCTATATTCATCGACTCTAAGGGAAGAGTGCAGTGGGGGGACAGGAGCGGAGCCCTACTGTCGTACTGGGCGTCAACTAAGGAGAGCGGGTTCCCTAGGAGAATATTCACGGCGGTGTCTAGTTCCGTCTTGGTGGAGGAGTTCCTCTCAAAGTTTAACATCGAGGTGAAGTGGACGAAGGTGGGTAGCGTGGACATAGCCCACGCCCTTATGGAGGAAAAGGGAATAGCCGGGTTCGAGGAGAACGGCGGTTTCATATTCCCTGTACACCAGTACGTCAGGGACGGAGCCATGAGCTTTGCCCTAATGTTGGAATACATGGCGAGCGAAAACGCTACCTCTGCCCAGCTCTTCGACTCCCTCCCCCAGTATTATCCTGTGAAGACAAAGGTAGAGATAAAGCCCTCCTCAGATG
Coding sequences within:
- a CDS encoding NAD(P)/FAD-dependent oxidoreductase produces the protein MKKKVVVIGGGIGGMGVATTLAGKGFDVTVVNKDHYYVTGPSRPLLLTGEQRLERMTRGYEEVGKQGIKVITGNVYKVDPANRKVYVAETYMGSTGELTYDYLVVAPGVVYDGSKINGYDKYWWKVTNVYDLGRLSVLKEKLWSLNSGNVVVYAPKAPYRCAPAPTETAMLIHTVLVNRGVRDKFNITFIDANDKTQPPFIADVVSKTLEQAKIQLVTNQEIAEIGENEVVTTSGERYKFDLLAMLEPNRAPSFISEAGLGENFADVRSPQDLRNPKYDDVLAVGDAAKLPFPKNQEIAFESSLFAANKIMEMEGLSEKVPVQYAFVGWAYLGNLEGKLETLSLQFSLDLTSSPPKPGKDPQLKKEYTTQKDNWEQAYLSRLFGYKV
- a CDS encoding FAD-dependent oxidoreductase, whose protein sequence is MSNSHEGIYDVIIVGAGIAGLSAALYTSRQKLSTLVVSKDLGGQLNLTQLIENYPAINADTGIGLATKVESQAKKFGAKFIYGEEIRAISKESDYFILKGLKGEYKAKAVILAFGKSPRELNVPGENELKGKGVSYCAICDAAFFKDVPAAVVGEGEPGLEAIELLSRYAKPAYYVSRTPQLVGEPEVVDSVAKRKNVELYLGYTVKGIKGENKVGAIVIENLKTCETKELKVDGVIIEMGYELRTEFLKGFVKLNEKGEVIVDELGRTSVEGVFAAGDVTQTPYKQAIVASAEGVKAALSAYNYLRSLKGLPPVNVDWKAEKKKSVVTFRL
- the glmM gene encoding phosphoglucosamine mutase, whose product is MGKLFGTDGVRGIINRELTPDLALKLGKAIGTFFGKGSTILLGRDARAGGDMFARAVESGLMSAGVKVYEGGFAPTPALQYAVKTLGYDAGVIITASHNPAQYNGIKVIDKDGVEVSREKEKVIEDIYFSERFSAVEWTYLTYDVKREDRVIDTYVKGILSHVDVEKVRKKGYKVLIDGANSVGSITTPIVARELGCKINAVNTNLDPLFPARTPEPTMDSLRETAKVASDLGVDLGVAHDGDADRAIFIDSKGRVQWGDRSGALLSYWASTKESGFPRRIFTAVSSSVLVEEFLSKFNIEVKWTKVGSVDIAHALMEEKGIAGFEENGGFIFPVHQYVRDGAMSFALMLEYMASENATSAQLFDSLPQYYPVKTKVEIKPSSDVQRIYKELKATYGNRGEIITVDGVKIVTKDYWFLVRKSGTEPIIRIMIEAKDQNLASSLASELVKFVGSLT